Proteins co-encoded in one Dreissena polymorpha isolate Duluth1 chromosome 12, UMN_Dpol_1.0, whole genome shotgun sequence genomic window:
- the LOC127854240 gene encoding uncharacterized protein LOC127854240, giving the protein MEEETVVTCSPTADLPTEAQSMEVDGTVVTGSPPKDRTSELQDTTAVRACSSTLDVSRMSTLQKEKVQVASSEGASSSSEDRSRFQSAGARPKTYSRRDVEEPVRHVPMKNPEYSVRTSLQTGARSEGAYSSSEDRPHRVQWADSRPKIYSHRDVEPARTVKIKNPEYPVGILKRNFPVGKGEELVNSMPVLKRVKTCDLLAHAKEKAEERREGEKKRRNRGMEKTCWVPGCMERAKYLKAHAFIVHIPSIFSETLDSTDERLLRGRRSALSQAGRWLLGKPVTLDELVAFVVVQKMLSTLDNTSISERQEAAMKEFCKFLHEPIPEKVTLVPCNSVGALLHWKVLLLLAASLSEEERAYWVLNFQAPEDAQPVAEAIPIQPKYPEAFDAHYHLDRTLYRLQLQQGGMQDMMDAVPVEESRRTSLVGGVSIYCDPETYPTDQHLRDLPQYISVGVGIHPRHARYSVVRVNQAVGRFQNLLANPRVAVFGEVGLDHSEPMKYWAYQVEMLEKMLPFLEDRHVLVIHCRGMEGDCGTEAFLLLLHVLKRYVRMHHPIHLHCFTGNRYVQDRWLERFLGTYFGFTNKVRTFSPDQIAALQNVEDSRLLLETDAPYFPAPGSRVSSPSQISTVAEAVAALRGTTVEHVLEISVANGKHLYQSQ; this is encoded by the coding sequence ATGGAAGAGGAAACGGTGGTGACTTGTAGTCCGACCGCGGATCTCCCTACGGAGGCCCAGTCCATGGAAGTTGACGGCACGGTTGTGACTGGTAGTCCACCCAAGGACCGTACTTCTGAATTGCAGGACACAACAGCGGTGAGGGCTTGTAGCTCCACCCTGGATGTTTCAAGAATGTCAACTCTCCAGAAAGAGAAAGTGCAAGTGGCAAGTTCAGAAGGGGCTTCTAGCTCTTCTGAGGACCGGTCTCGATTTCAGTCGGCGGGTGCGCGTCCGAAGACTTATAGTCGTCGCGATGTGGAGGAGCCCGTTCGCCATGTACCGATGAAGAACCCGGAGTACTCTGTACGGACATCACTCCAGACAGGTGCAAGGTCAGAAGGGGCTTATAGCTCTTCTGAGGATCGGCCTCATCGGGTCCAGTGGGCGGACTCACGTCCGAAGATTTATAGTCATCGGGATGTGGAGCCTGCTCGTACAGTAAAGATAAAAAACCCGGAGTACCCAGTGGGGATTTTGAAAAGGAATTTTCCGGTAGGAAAGGGAGAAGAGTTGGTAAATTCCATGCCAGTGCTTAAAAGGGTTAAGACCTGCGATCTCCTTGCCCACGCCAAAGAGAAGGCTGAAGAGCGCCGGGAGGGGGAGAAGAAACGTAGGAATCGCGGGATGGAAAAGACATGCTGGGTGCCGGGTTGTATGGAGAGGGCGAAGTATTTAAAAGCCCATGCTTTTATTGTGCACATCCCTTCCATATTCAGCGAAACGCTGGATTCTACTGATGAGCGATTACTCAGAGGGAGGAGGAGTGCACTTAGTCAGGCGGGAAGATGGCTTTTAGGTAAACCAGTTACGCTGGATGAGTTGGTGGCGTTTGTTGTGGTGCAGAAGATGCTGAGCACACTGGACAACACATCAATCTCGGAGCGGCAGGAGGCAGCTATGAAGGAGTTTTGTAAATTCCTTCATGAGCCTATTCCAGAGAAAGTTACCTTGGTACCGTGCAACTCTGTTGGTGCGCTACTGCACTGGAAGGTCTTGTTACTCCTTGCAGCTAGTTTATCAGAGGAAGAGAGGGCCTATTGGGTACTTAACTTCCAGGCCCCTGAAGATGCACAGCCGGTTGCCGAGGCCATACCAATCCAGCCTAAGTATCCTGAagcgtttgacgcccattaccaCCTTGACAGGACACTGTACAGGTTACAACTTCAGCAAGGGGGAATGCAGGACATGATGGATGCAGTTCCGGTAGAGGAGAGTAGGCGAACATCCCTTGTAGGGGGCGTCTCTATCTACTGTGACCCAGAAACCTACCCGACGGATCAGCACCTGCGTGATTTGCCGCAATACATCTCCGTTGGGGTGGGTATCCATCCACGTCATGCGCGTTATAGCGTTGTTCGGGTTAATCAGGCAGTGGGAAGGTTCCAGAACCTGTTAGCGAATCCTCGCGTGGCGGTTTTTGGGGAGGTTGGACTTGATCACTCAGAGCCCATGAAGTACTGGGCATATCAAGTCGAGATGTTGGAGAAGATGTTACCGTTCTTGGAAGATAGACATGTGCTAGTGATTCACTGCCGTGGAATGGAGGGGGATTGCGGTACAGAAGCGTTTCTCTTGCTCCTCCATGTCCTGAAGAGGTATGTGCGGATGCATCATCCGATACATCTGCATTGCTTCACTGGCAACAGGTATGTCCAGGATCGGTGGCTAGAGAGGTTCCTAGGGACATACTTTGGGTTCACTAACAAGGTGAGGACATTCTCTCCGGACCAGATCGCGGCACTACAAAATGTCGAAGATAGTCGCCTTCTCCTGGAGACGGATGCTCCTTATTTTCCAGCACCTGGATCCAGAGTATCGTCACCCAGCCAGATATCCACAGTGGCCGAGGCGGTGGCAGCACTTCGAGGAACTACTGTGGAACATGTGTTGGAAATCTCCGTGGCCAATGGGAAACATCTGTACCAGTCCCAGTAG